One Microplitis demolitor isolate Queensland-Clemson2020A chromosome 2, iyMicDemo2.1a, whole genome shotgun sequence DNA segment encodes these proteins:
- the LOC103574805 gene encoding translocator protein — MPVHINWPTAIGIIVPNLGGWAGAIVTRRNITLWYKSLNKPTWTPPNWMFAPVWTSLYSSIGYASYLVYRDGGGFEKAAIPLSIYGVNLVLNWLWTPIFFGAHNIKLALYEIAALWGSTVVLGISFFQVNKLAGGLIVPYLAWNTLATALTYSVYRNNEITDVDEKKK, encoded by the exons atgccaGTACATATTAATTGGCCAACAGCTATTGGAATAATTGTTCCAAATCTAGGTGGATGGGCTGGAGCAATTGTGACTCGACGAAATATCACTCTTTGGTataag tCATTGAATAAACCAACTTGGACACCACCAAACTGGATGTTTGCACCAGTATGGACTAGTCTATACTCTTCAATAGGTTATGCTTCATATCTAGTGTATCGTGATGGAGGTGGATTTGAGAAGGCTGCTATTCCTCTCTCTATTTACGGTGTTAATTTAGTACTCAACTGGTTGTGGACACCTATATTTTTTGGAGCACACAACATTAAATTG gcTCTTTATGAGATTGCTGCACTATGGGGATCAACAGTAGTCTTGGGAATAAGCTTTTTCCAAGTAAATAAACTTGCTGGTGGTTTAATAGTGCCTTACTTGGCTTGGAATACTCTTGCCACTGCTCTCACCTATTCAGTTTATcgtaataatgaaattactgacgttgatgagaaaaaaaagtag
- the LOC103574806 gene encoding GATOR complex protein NPRL2 — protein sequence MLHSNLNNENNSEDKGVIRCIFFSEFHHIAGPKITCQVPDNHVSKDIFDNVSVYIIPKAQLQRSTLTVTLQNCKILGFPVKIDDKKYARNAFYFNLCFVCNADARTVHYEPVVKKMSDFLMALEVENSFLSNVSVDKSRLTEILGQVMNDLNCHNMCTLTEGTMTTHLKVVRLAAEPKPVLDHQVPVFLVNRESFCCDQWDLTTQQVLPYIDGFNHVTRIAAEADVENNLVKSCVQNLVYYGVVTLIPIFQYCNIYTTTSKLGILAENKELQEECIHFVSKSARQPAHLRDIYRMYATMTHGTTIKDLCQRLNPQNLRINERRLVQFGLIKGFIRRVYKYPIYVKGSFGDNNLYDNCENHKNDPIYKYFTGAYSFDEICCNTGQSVAQIEDIVERDPNVVVLFK from the exons atgcttcactcaaatttaaataatgaaaataatagtGAAGACAAGGGTGTTATacgttgtatttttttttcagaatttcaTCATATAGCTGGCCCTAAAATAACTTGTCaa gtaCCTGATAATCATGTGTCCAAAGATATATTTGATAATGTAAGCGTTTACATTATACCAAAAGCACAATTACAACGAAGTACTCTTACCGT gacACTACAAAATTGCAAAATTTTAGGATTTCCAGTAAAAATAGATGACAAAAAATATGCTCGAaatgcattttattttaatttatgttttgtaTGTAATGCTGATGCACGAACTGTTCATTATGAGCCggttgttaaaaaaatgtccGACTTTttg atggCTTTGGAAGTGGAAAATAGTTTTCTGTCAAATGTTTCCGTTGATAAAAGTCGATTGACCGAAATTCTTGGGCAAGTTATGAATGATTTAAATTGTCATAACATGTGTACATTGACAGAAGGTACAATGACAACTCATTTGAAAGTTGTTAGACTGGCAGCTGAGCCAAAGCCCGTATTAGATCATCAGGTTCCTGTATTTCTGGTAAATCGTGAATCTTTTTGCTGTGACCAGTGGGATCTTACAACTCAACAAGTTTTGCCGTATATTGATGGTTTTAATCATGTTACTCGAATTGCTGCTGAAGCTGATGTAGAAAATAATCTTGTCAAAAGTTGTGTTCAAAATCTTGTTTATTATGGAGTCGTAACTCTTATTcctatatttcaatattgtaatatttacaCAACTACTTCAAAGCTTGGAATTTTAGCTGAGAATAAAGAGTTGCAAGAAGAATGTATTCATTTTGTATCTAAAtctg CAAGGCAACCAGCTCATCTTCGTGATATCTACAGAATGTATGCAACAATGACTCATGGTACAACAATAAAAGATTTGTGTCAGCGATTAAATCCACAAAATTTAAGGATCAACGAGCGAAGATTAGTACAATTTGGATTAATTAAAGGATTTATTCGAAGAGTTTACAAGTATCCAATTTATGTTAAGGGATCATTTggagataataatttatatgacaattgtgaaaatcataaaaatgatcctatttataaatattttactggtGCTTACAGTTTTGATGAAATTTGTTGCAATACTGGGCAATCTGTTGCACAAATAGAAGATATTGTTGAAAGAGATCCCAACGttgttgtattatttaaataa
- the LOC103574807 gene encoding cilia- and flagella-associated protein 45-like — MSYVLPESNGKYTRSFSAPIKKFNPKENIHHTNLSKTFRIPWKKNSIDRTSKVLTKSEYEYFRNCAIEGFKTEQEKRENLFKNEIKKENLLAESIARKQKIRKMDLEKLKKKTNKLDEFEAETKMRTMHLLERANNLKLEQEEEMQLCNKLILETKCRAIRDLQVAEKKLIEKELNKEEKRLNEMMENERRLKIKEEKEKEEEIASKRREFASSLKHQIIENEEQRIIEFERKQEEGKLINLSNIAWMDEQIMKEKKRKEQGALIRKELAAENQRLIKFKEMEREENRIIDIRIKEYQRMKDERDKAIAQAQKAIEDKKNKERTRVIKQAMQAHDFKSQIEELNEIRIKEEVEREWRKREKEQALNKLKTRHQFSQARQDQIKFRKILQAMEIERDKREFDKIIAEQKEALLKEQEKLKQQQLQAQRYRNEILKQVNDKEKNKNEARRKIYQEGMANRAEIEIRGKRLREAMERKCKEMRENKVPEVYINDIKNIISKIK; from the exons ATGAGTTATGTTTTACCAGAGTCTAATGGAAAATACACAAGATCATTTTCGGcgccaataaaaaaatttaatcccaaagaaaatatt catcatacaaatttatcaaaaacttttCGGATtccttggaaaaaaaattcaattgatcGTACATCAAAGGTTTTAACAAAATCtgaatatgaatattttcGTAACTGCGCGATTGAGGGATTTAAAACAGAGCAAGAAAAgcgtgaaaatttatttaaaaatgaaattaagaaagaaaatttattggctGAAAGTATAGCtcgtaaacaaaaaatacgtaaaatggatttagaaaaattaaaaaaaaaaacaaataaacttGATGAATTTGAAGCGGAAACAAAGATGCGAACTATGCATCTTCTTGAACgtgcaaataatttaaaactcgAACAAGAAGAGGAAATGCAATTATGCAACAAACTGATATTAGAAACTAAATGTCGAGCTATTAGAGATCTTCAg gttgcagaaaaaaaattaattgaaaaagaattgaataaaGAGGAAAAAAGATTGAATGAAATGATGGAAAATGAAAgacgtttaaaaataaaagaggaaaaagaaaaagaagaggAAATAGCTAGTAAAAGACGAGAATTTGCATCTAGTTTGAAACatcaaataattgaaaatgagGAGCAAAGAATTATTGAGTTTGAACGTAAGCAAGAAGAgggtaaattaataaatttaagtaatattgCTTGGATGGATGAAcaaataatgaaagaaaaaaaaagaaaagaacaaGGTGCATTAATAAGAAAAGAATTGGCTGCTGAAAATCAAcggcttattaaatttaaagaaatggAACGTGAAGAGAATCGAATTATAGATATAAGAATAAAAGAGTATCAGCGAATGAAGGATGAACGTGATAAGGCAATAGCACAAGCACAAAAAGccattgaagataaaaaaaataaagaacgaaCTCGTGTAATTAAACAAGCAATGCAAGCCCACGATTTTAAATCTCAAATTGaagaattaaatgaaattcgtATTAAAGAAGAGGTAGAACGTGAATGGCGAAAGCGGGAAAAAGAACAAGCtctcaataaattaaagacaCGACATCAATTTTCTCAAGCACGTCaagatcaaataaaatttcgtaaaattcTTCAGGCTATGGAAATAGAACGTGACAAACgtgaatttgataaaataattgctgAACAAAAAGAAGCATTACTAAAAGAACAAGAAAAACTTAAACAGCAACAATTACAAGCTCAAAGATATCGCAATGAAATATTGAAACAAGtaaatgataaagaaaaaaataaaaatgaggcaagaagaaaaatttatcaagagGGTATGGCTAATCGTGCTGAAATTGAAATCAGAGGAAAAAGACTTAGAGAAGCAATGGAAAGAAAATGTAAAGAAATGAGAGAAAATAAAGTACCCgaagtatatataaatgatattaaaaatatcatttcaaaaattaaataa